In Halosimplex halophilum, the genomic stretch CTTTCCCATGTCCCCGGGTAGACGGCCGCCCGACAAAAAGCGCCCGAGTCGACGACGACACCTGTCGACGCCGGCGCGGGACCGCGACGATCCGACAATTTATAATCACGTGGCACAGAGTGTCACGCATGGTCAGTTTCGTGACCGTCATCATGTTCGCCACGCTGGCGGCGCTGGGTCTGGGACTGGTCGCGTTCCTGGGGTCGCTGCTGGTCGGGGGCGTCGGGTCGCTGTTGCCCCAGAAGGAGGCGACGATGCCCTCCCACTACGCCAGTCTGGTCAACACGACGCCGTCGAAGTACCCGGGGTACTGCCCCGAGTGCGGGACGAACAACGACCCGGACTACACCGTCTGCCGGAACTGCTCGTCGAAGCTCCCCGAGTCGCGCTACGAGCGCGAGGAGCGGACGACGAACGCTTACTTCGACGAGCAGTAGCGGGCCGTCGCGTGCGGGGACCGATCGGAAGCCGCCGGACCGGCGGAGTCGGCGAGCCGACGGGTCTCGCCGCGGGCGCACCGCACCGTTTTTGCACCCATAGTCCTCAGCCCCGCGTATGCAGAACGTCGACGCCGCGGGGCTGGGGATCGGTGACGACCATCCGCCGCGGGTCATGGGCGTGCTCAACGTCAGCGAGGAGTCGCCCTACGACCCGAGCGTCTTCGCCGACCCCGGCGAGGCCGCGGCGTACGTCGACGACGAGCTGATCGACGAGGGGGCCGACATCGTCGACGTGGGCCTCGAATCCGCGAACAAGAAGTTCGACGTGCTCTCGGCCCAGCAAGAGCTCGACCGGCTGGACACGGCCGTCGAGACGCTCGAATCCACGTCGGGCGACGCCGTCTGGAGCATCGAGACGCGCTACGCCGAGGTCGCGGAAGCGGCGCTGGACCGGGGGTTCGACATGGTCAACGACATCGCGGGGTTCGCCGACCCGGAGATGCCCGAGGTCTGCCGGGAATACGACGTGGCCGTCGCGAAGATGGCGAGCCCGCCCGACATCACGAAACCCGGGGCCGTGCGGGCGACGCCGTGGGCCGAACGGAAGTCCGAGTCGTGGGCCGCGGAGGCCGACTACGTCGACCAGGTGTACGAGGCGCTGAAGCAGAACGGGCTGACGGACAAGACCATCGTCGACCCCGCCTTCGGCCGGTGGTCCGACGAGCAGACGATCGAGGACGACCGCGAGACGTTCCGCCGGC encodes the following:
- a CDS encoding DUF7577 domain-containing protein; this encodes MVSFVTVIMFATLAALGLGLVAFLGSLLVGGVGSLLPQKEATMPSHYASLVNTTPSKYPGYCPECGTNNDPDYTVCRNCSSKLPESRYEREERTTNAYFDEQ
- the folP gene encoding dihydropteroate synthase; this encodes MQNVDAAGLGIGDDHPPRVMGVLNVSEESPYDPSVFADPGEAAAYVDDELIDEGADIVDVGLESANKKFDVLSAQQELDRLDTAVETLESTSGDAVWSIETRYAEVAEAALDRGFDMVNDIAGFADPEMPEVCREYDVAVAKMASPPDITKPGAVRATPWAERKSESWAAEADYVDQVYEALKQNGLTDKTIVDPAFGRWSDEQTIEDDRETFRRLREFRGLGAPTLISINRKTFLRTLADRSTEGALPVSLAATSMAVERGAHVIRTHDVSETRDAAVVGDAFARERGRSGSRGADGGGDITVEELDVTTPGEAARHFERAGVDADPAAAVSRLYAVSGLDGAAREALRSGAAATDCRFVAGDGEGFLWGSAGALADLAARTDVPRALAGMLPDGGRGDR